A portion of the Carya illinoinensis cultivar Pawnee chromosome 11, C.illinoinensisPawnee_v1, whole genome shotgun sequence genome contains these proteins:
- the LOC122281271 gene encoding G-type lectin S-receptor-like serine/threonine-protein kinase At1g11300, with translation MSRRISPFIPTLLLLFCLGLQLANGSVTDTIRPSQSLTTTETIVSAKRKFELGFFSPGNSTRNYVGIWYKKDPRTVVWVANRERPFPNSSAVLTLNPDGNLVISGGIMQYMVANTSAGNDTYAILLDTGNLRVIKRVSDVVLWQSFEHPADTLLPGMNVSDFTTRWSLTSWKSTEDPAPGLFSLHLGSWNELHRGSWKELIVMKGSEIYWSSALIGRLDDIFVIVGESVTWRSKYTDEMLRIILDVKGQFRLLSWTEVDQSWHLLPSPKCGAYALCGAYSICSETSDRGCDCLPGFKQLVAEVNKSSGRGCVRKIDLKCGNETKFFPLPQVDWPSNPNKLDISDSVDCKSACSTNCSCIAYAYDHRKHDCLVWEGPLLNVKQLSEDDGYGNDFYLKLDPSESITKGHKNTKVAGLLCAIIIPTISFALVFSLLVYCARRKKALKRKGDNLLLLELTIESNGSELTESSRHGDSRGGKVKMPLFSFASVSAATDNFSPGNKLGEGGFGPVYKGTLLRGDEVAVKRLSRRSGQGWEELKNEAMLIATLQHKNLVRLLGCCIEGDEKILVYEYMPNKSLDFFIFDAEKRKILDWGKRIQIIQGVAQGLLYLHQYSRLRIIHRDLKASNILLDTDMNPKISDFGMARIFGANESEANTSRIVGTQGYMSPEYLMQGVFSIKSDVFSFGVLLLEILSGRKNTGHLLGYAWELWSSDKRSDIVDPLLLDDMSSMSMVLRYINIALLCVQESAADRPTMSDVVAMLSNDSTVLPYPNQPGFLFVRSKVKANPISGVSDLSYLKNETDSIFEGR, from the exons ATGAGCCGTAGAATCTCTCCTTTTATTCCCACCCTTCTGCTTTTATTCTGTCTTGGTTTGCAGCTCGCCAATGGTAGTGTCACCGATACTATCCGACCAAGCCAATCACTAACAACCACGGAGACTATTGTCTCTGCTAAGAGAAAGTTTGAACTTGGTTTCTTCTCCCCGGGAAATTCGACAAGGAATTATGTGGGAATATGGTACAAGAAAGATCCTCGCACCGTAGTTTGGGTTGCAAATAGAGAGCGGCCATTCCCAAATTCCTCTGCCGTTCTAACCCTTAATCCGGATGGGAACCTTGTAATATCTGGCGGCATAATGCAGTACATGGTGGCAAACACTTCTGCTGGGAACGATACCTATGCCATCCTATTGGATACAGGCAATCTTAGAGTTATAAAGAGGGTCTCAGATGTTGTTTTGTGGCAAAGCTTTGAGCATCCTGCTGATACTCTATTGCCCGGAATGAACGTTAGTGATTTCACCACAAGATGGTCATTAACATCATGGAAAAGTACTGAAGACCCTGCTCCTGGTCTTTTCTCTCTGCATCTCGGTTCTTGGAACGAACTGCATCGGGGTTCTTGGAAAGAATTAATCGTCATGAAGGGATCTGAAATATACTGGTCTAGCGCACTCATTGGTCGTTTGGATGATATATTTGTGATTGTTGGGGAGTCCGTTACTTGGCGTAGTAAGTACACCGATGAAATGTTAAGAATAATTTTAGATGTAAAAGGGCAGTTTAGACTGCTCTCATGGACAGAAGTTGACCAATCTTGGCATTTGTTACCCTCGCCCAAGTGCGGGGcttatgcattatgtggtgcttaCAGCATATGCAGTGAGACAAGCGATAGAGGATGTGACTGTTTGCCAGGATTTAAACAGTTGGTTGCTGAAGTAAATAAGTCGAGTGGCCGAGGGTGTGTGAGGAAAATTGATCTCAAGTGCGGCAAtgagacaaaatttttcccCTTGCCTCAGGTAGATTGGCCCAGTAATCCGAATAAATTGGACATTAGCGACTCCGTAGACTGCAAGTCAGCTTGCTCGACCAACTGTTCCTGTATTGCTTATGCTTATGATCATCGAAAGCATGACTGCTTAGTATGGGAAGGTCCTCTGCTAAACGTGAAGCAGCTCTCAGAAGATGATGGAtatggaaatgatttttatctgaAGCTTGATCCTTCGGAATCGATTACGAAAG GACATAAGAACACGAAGGTTGCAGGACTATTGTGTGCAATCATCATACCAACCATATCTTTTGCACTGGTATTCAGTCTTCTTGTTTATTGTGCGAGGAGAAAGAAAGCGCTCAAAAGAAAGG GGGACAATTTGTTACTGTTAGAGTTGACCATAGAGTCTAATGGTTCGGAGCTTACTGAATCAAGTAGGCATGGGGATAGCAGAGGAGGCAAAGTCAAAATGCCATTATTCAGTTTTGCAAGTGTTTCTGCTGCAACTGATAATTTCTCGCCTGGAAATAAGCTTGGCGAGGGCGGTTTTGGACCCGTTTACAAG GGAACATTACTAAGAGGGGACGAGGTAGCTGTAAAAAGACTTTCGAGAAGATCTGGGCAAGGTTGGGAGGAGCTAAAAAACGAAGCAATGCTCATAGCCACACTCCAACACAAGAATCTTGTTAGACTTTTGGGCTGCTGCATTGAAGGAGATGAAAAGATACTAGTTTACGAGTATATGCCTAATAAAAGCTtggatttctttatttttg aTGCTGAAAAGCGCAAGATACTAGATTGGGGGAAACGGATTCAAATCATTCAAGGGGTTGCTCAAGGACTTCTTTATCTTCATCAGTATTCCAGGTTAAGGATTATACATAGGGACTTGAAGGCTAGCAACATTTTGTTGGACACCGACATGAATCCCAAAATATCAGATTTTGGAATGGCAAGAATATTTGGAGCAAACGAGTCAGAAGCAAATACCAGTAGGATCGTGGGCACACA GGGTTACATGTCACCTGAATATCTTATGCAAGGTGTCTTCTCCATCAAATCTGATGTCTTTAGCTTCGGTGTCTTGTTGTTAGAGATTTTGAGTGGCCGGAAGAACACTGGCCATCTTTTGGGATAT gcGTGGGAATTATGGAGTAGTGACAAGAGATCAGACATAGTGGATCCGTTGCTCCTTGATGATATGTCCTCCATGTCTATGGTGTTGAGATATATTAACATTGCTCTCCTCTGCGTACAAGAAAGTGCAGCGGATAGACCTACCATGTCGGACGTTGTCGCAATGCTTAGCAATGATAGTACAGTTCTACCTTATCCCAACCAACCTGGTTTCTTGTTTGTGAGAAGTAAGGTAAAGGCAAACCCAATCAGTGGCGTGTCAGACTTGTCTTATCTGAAGAATGAAACAGATTCAATATTTGAAGGCCGTTAA